A DNA window from Gallaecimonas pentaromativorans contains the following coding sequences:
- a CDS encoding diguanylate cyclase: MPHDQRNVIASDAPLGTTVAANALLLRFPWLSDLLLILLWMASWRIASLMEYAPHASIWFPPSGVTFAAFLLLGKRALPAIVFCGLASTFWEDMLDQSQHSLSELLQSGLLFGVVHSLSYWLGAAITLLVIRRSSRHNLPTVILAFLLLGPLSALLATFTGTQALAVTSILSGSDISQIWLAWWIGDLIGIIALTPLCIGLISRFYPRCGSWILELGLRQSGSDRYGFVMKLLLSALLLTLTMTATAQFHHDEVAFSIFFMCIPLMWIVHTETPLRSALSLALLSTLTAIGIKMLALSDHALVYQFAISVLAASTYFGLTVPVLVSHNARLRQIALEDGLTKAASRSHFFEQAEQEVLRARHYRQPISLVVFDIDHFKSINDKYGHSVGDMALVAVASTVKRQLRQADILGRFGGDEFMMLLPGDTLSQARETADRMRLALMQLTVQGPIQGLAGSFGVVEVMETETIMEAFDRADRHLLEAKRAGRNQVAISA, translated from the coding sequence TTGCCACACGACCAACGGAACGTCATTGCTTCTGATGCCCCCCTCGGCACAACCGTTGCCGCCAACGCCTTGCTGCTTCGCTTTCCTTGGCTGAGCGATCTGCTGCTTATCCTGTTGTGGATGGCCAGCTGGCGCATCGCGTCACTCATGGAATACGCTCCCCACGCCAGCATCTGGTTTCCGCCCTCGGGGGTCACCTTTGCCGCCTTTTTGCTGCTGGGCAAACGCGCCTTGCCGGCCATTGTTTTTTGCGGTCTGGCCAGCACCTTCTGGGAAGACATGCTGGACCAAAGCCAACACAGCCTGAGCGAGCTGTTGCAATCAGGGCTCCTGTTCGGGGTAGTGCATAGTCTGTCTTACTGGCTGGGCGCCGCCATCACCCTTTTGGTGATCCGCCGCTCCAGCCGCCACAACCTGCCTACCGTTATTCTGGCGTTTTTACTGCTGGGCCCCTTAAGCGCCCTGCTGGCCACCTTTACCGGCACCCAGGCTCTTGCCGTTACCAGCATTTTAAGTGGCAGCGACATCAGCCAAATCTGGCTGGCCTGGTGGATTGGCGACCTTATCGGCATCATCGCCCTGACCCCTCTTTGCATCGGCCTTATCAGCCGCTTTTATCCGCGCTGTGGCAGTTGGATATTGGAGCTGGGGCTGCGCCAAAGCGGCAGCGACCGCTACGGTTTTGTAATGAAGCTGCTTTTAAGCGCGCTGCTGCTGACCCTGACCATGACCGCCACCGCCCAGTTTCACCACGACGAAGTGGCCTTTAGCATCTTCTTTATGTGCATTCCCCTGATGTGGATAGTGCACACCGAAACGCCGCTTAGAAGCGCTCTGAGCCTGGCGCTGCTCAGCACCCTTACCGCCATCGGCATCAAGATGCTGGCGCTGAGCGACCACGCCTTGGTGTATCAATTCGCCATCAGCGTGCTGGCGGCCAGCACCTACTTTGGGCTGACCGTGCCGGTGTTGGTGAGCCATAACGCCAGGCTCAGGCAAATCGCCCTGGAAGATGGCCTGACCAAGGCCGCGTCCCGCAGCCACTTTTTCGAGCAGGCCGAACAGGAAGTGCTGCGCGCCCGCCATTATCGCCAGCCCATTTCCCTGGTGGTATTCGATATCGACCATTTCAAAAGCATCAACGACAAATACGGCCACAGTGTTGGCGACATGGCGCTGGTGGCGGTGGCCAGCACCGTTAAGCGCCAGCTGCGCCAGGCCGATATTTTGGGCCGCTTTGGCGGCGACGAGTTCATGATGCTGCTGCCGGGTGACACCCTAAGCCAGGCCAGGGAAACCGCCGACCGTATGCGCCTGGCGCTGATGCAATTAACGGTACAGGGCCCCATCCAGGGCTTGGCCGGCAGTTTTGGGGTAGTGGAAGTGATGGAAACCGAGACCATCATGGAAGCCTTTGACCGCGCCGACCGCCACTTGCTGGAGGCCAAACGGGCCGGGCGCAATCAGGTGGCCATCAGCGCTTAA
- the fabI gene encoding enoyl-ACP reductase FabI translates to MTKPLVGLIVGLANSDSIAFGCAQALKAMGAELAITYQSDKAKPFVAPLAKELDAALFMPLDVRQPAELRALFGAIGAQWGRLDFVLHSIAFAPKADLQGRYLDSSAEGFCTAMDISCHSLVRLAKAAEPLMAEGGAILTMSYYGAEKVIANYNLMGPVKAALEASVRYLASELGPANIRVNALSPGPVATRAASGLAHFDALMAEAAARAPLHQQVSIAQIGEAAAFLLSDKSRHITGQVIFVDNGYSALG, encoded by the coding sequence ATGACCAAGCCCCTCGTCGGGTTGATTGTTGGCCTGGCCAACAGCGACTCCATCGCCTTTGGCTGCGCCCAGGCCCTTAAGGCCATGGGCGCCGAACTTGCCATCACCTACCAAAGCGACAAAGCCAAACCCTTTGTCGCGCCCCTTGCCAAAGAGCTGGACGCAGCGCTTTTCATGCCCTTGGATGTGCGCCAGCCGGCCGAGCTCAGGGCGCTGTTTGGCGCCATCGGCGCCCAATGGGGGCGCCTTGATTTTGTGCTCCATTCCATCGCCTTTGCCCCTAAGGCCGATCTCCAAGGCAGGTACCTTGACAGCTCCGCCGAGGGCTTTTGCACGGCCATGGACATCTCCTGCCACTCGCTGGTGCGCCTGGCCAAAGCGGCCGAGCCGCTGATGGCAGAGGGCGGAGCCATCCTCACCATGAGCTATTACGGCGCCGAGAAGGTGATAGCCAATTACAACCTGATGGGGCCGGTAAAAGCAGCATTGGAGGCCAGTGTGCGCTACCTCGCCAGCGAGCTGGGCCCGGCCAATATCCGGGTTAACGCCCTCTCCCCTGGCCCGGTTGCCACCCGCGCCGCCTCGGGCCTAGCGCACTTTGACGCGCTGATGGCCGAGGCTGCCGCCAGGGCGCCGCTGCACCAGCAGGTTTCCATCGCCCAAATCGGCGAAGCCGCCGCCTTTTTACTGTCAGACAAATCCCGGCACATTACCGGCCAGGTGATCTTTGTGGATAACGGTTACAGCGCGCTGGGGTAA
- a CDS encoding bifunctional enoyl-CoA hydratase/phosphate acetyltransferase: protein MDDNLLSNITFDELYIGQSASLKRKLTQDDINLFALMSGDVNPAHMNPEYAKASLFHGVIGHGMWSGALISTVLGTQLPGPGTIYLSQDIHFKKPVRLGDEITVTLSVKSKGEGKPLVDFDCQCINEHGEVVVSGIATVLAPTEHLSLPRPMLPRVAFYQDHYQSVISACQDKGAVKTAVVHPVNLAALQAVKEASDAALIEPVLVGPKDKIWQAATEGDIDISPWPLIDTEHSHEAAAKAAELAACGQVQAIMKGALHTDELLGAVVKAASGLRTERRISHCYVMDVRGHHKPLIITDAAINIAPSLEEKADICQNAINLWQVLFGHQGAQPKVAILSAVETVTSRISSTLDAASLCKMADRGQITGGILDGPLALDNAISREAAANKGIHSPVAGDADILVVPNIEAGNMLAKQLTFLGKADAAGIVLGARVPIILTSRADSLRTRLLSCAAAVFLAAARKEGNIK from the coding sequence ATGGACGACAACCTTCTCAGTAACATCACCTTTGATGAGCTCTACATAGGCCAGAGCGCCAGCCTCAAACGCAAACTCACTCAAGACGACATCAACCTGTTTGCGCTGATGTCCGGCGACGTTAACCCGGCCCATATGAACCCCGAATACGCCAAGGCCAGCCTCTTTCACGGGGTGATTGGCCACGGCATGTGGTCTGGCGCCCTTATCTCCACCGTGCTCGGCACCCAGTTGCCCGGCCCCGGCACCATTTATTTAAGCCAAGACATCCACTTTAAAAAGCCGGTGCGTCTTGGCGACGAGATAACCGTCACCCTTAGCGTGAAAAGCAAGGGTGAGGGCAAACCGCTGGTGGATTTTGACTGCCAATGCATTAACGAACATGGCGAGGTGGTAGTAAGCGGCATCGCCACCGTGCTGGCGCCCACCGAGCATTTGTCCCTGCCCCGGCCCATGCTGCCAAGGGTTGCCTTTTACCAAGACCACTACCAAAGCGTGATTAGCGCCTGCCAGGACAAGGGCGCGGTTAAAACCGCCGTGGTGCACCCGGTTAACCTTGCTGCCTTGCAGGCGGTAAAAGAAGCAAGTGACGCCGCCCTTATCGAGCCGGTGCTGGTTGGCCCCAAAGACAAAATCTGGCAAGCCGCCACCGAGGGGGATATCGACATCAGCCCCTGGCCCTTGATAGACACCGAGCACAGCCACGAAGCGGCCGCCAAAGCCGCCGAGCTTGCCGCCTGCGGCCAGGTGCAGGCCATCATGAAAGGGGCGCTGCACACCGACGAGCTGTTGGGCGCGGTGGTAAAAGCGGCCAGCGGCCTTCGCACCGAGCGGCGCATCTCCCACTGCTACGTGATGGATGTGCGCGGCCATCATAAACCGCTCATCATCACCGATGCCGCCATCAACATTGCCCCCAGCCTCGAAGAAAAGGCCGACATCTGCCAAAACGCCATTAACCTCTGGCAGGTGCTCTTTGGCCACCAGGGCGCGCAGCCCAAGGTGGCCATCCTCTCGGCGGTGGAGACAGTCACCAGCCGCATCAGCTCCACCCTCGATGCCGCCAGCCTGTGCAAAATGGCCGACCGGGGGCAAATCACCGGCGGCATTCTTGATGGCCCTTTGGCGCTGGATAACGCCATCAGCCGGGAGGCGGCCGCCAACAAGGGCATCCACTCGCCAGTGGCTGGAGACGCCGACATCCTGGTGGTGCCCAACATCGAGGCCGGCAACATGCTGGCCAAACAGCTGACTTTCCTTGGTAAGGCCGACGCCGCCGGTATCGTGCTGGGAGCGAGGGTGCCCATCATCCTCACCAGCCGCGCCGACAGCCTGCGCACCCGGCTGCTCTCCTGCGCCGCCGCAGTATTTTTGGCGGCCGCCCGCAAAGAGGGAAACATCAAATGA
- a CDS encoding acetate/propionate family kinase, translating to MSAALLVLNTGSSSVKFRLFALDEALTLLAGGKVEDIGTGASFKAGLAGAAPQAVALEGADNHDSAMEAVLNWLDAQPQDWQLLAAAHRIVHGGERFTAPVALDQAAMDYLQSLSPLAPLHQPHNLAGVRALARRRPGIRQYGCFDTAFHARHGALFNRYALPDSLFERGIRRYGFHGLSYDWIAHQLRHHHPKLAQGKVVAAHLGNGASLCAMKQLASIDTTMGMTALEGLPMGTRCGNIDAGAVVYMVKGLGMPIEDIEYQLYEESGLKGLSGLSNDVKTLLASSDPKARFALNFFALKVAQQIAAMAVSLGGLDAVVFTGGIGENAAPLRKQILAHLAFLPPFGHLVIAANEEGCMALEIQEHFAKELL from the coding sequence ATGAGCGCGGCGCTGTTGGTACTCAACACCGGTTCGTCCAGCGTCAAATTCCGGCTTTTTGCTTTGGATGAAGCGCTGACCTTACTGGCCGGTGGCAAAGTGGAAGATATCGGCACCGGCGCCAGTTTTAAGGCCGGGTTGGCAGGCGCCGCGCCACAAGCCGTTGCCCTGGAAGGGGCAGACAACCACGACAGCGCCATGGAAGCGGTGCTCAACTGGCTGGATGCCCAGCCGCAAGACTGGCAACTGCTGGCCGCCGCCCACCGCATTGTGCACGGTGGCGAACGTTTTACTGCCCCGGTGGCGCTGGACCAAGCAGCCATGGATTATCTGCAAAGCCTCTCGCCCCTGGCGCCGCTGCACCAGCCCCATAACCTGGCCGGGGTGCGCGCCCTGGCCCGGCGCCGCCCCGGCATTCGCCAGTACGGCTGCTTCGACACCGCCTTTCATGCCCGCCACGGCGCCCTGTTTAACCGCTACGCCCTGCCAGACAGCCTCTTTGAGCGGGGCATTCGTCGCTACGGCTTTCATGGCCTGTCCTACGACTGGATAGCCCACCAGCTGCGCCACCATCACCCCAAACTGGCCCAGGGCAAGGTGGTGGCTGCGCACCTGGGTAACGGCGCCAGCCTCTGCGCCATGAAGCAGCTGGCCAGCATCGACACCACCATGGGCATGACCGCCCTCGAAGGCCTGCCCATGGGCACCCGCTGCGGCAATATCGATGCTGGCGCCGTGGTGTATATGGTCAAGGGCCTTGGCATGCCCATCGAGGATATCGAGTACCAGCTTTATGAAGAGTCGGGCCTTAAGGGGCTGTCGGGGCTGAGTAACGACGTGAAAACCCTGCTGGCCAGCAGCGATCCTAAGGCCCGCTTTGCCCTTAACTTTTTTGCCTTGAAGGTGGCGCAGCAAATAGCCGCCATGGCGGTGTCTCTCGGCGGCTTGGACGCCGTGGTCTTTACCGGCGGCATCGGCGAGAACGCCGCGCCCCTTCGCAAACAGATCTTGGCGCATCTGGCCTTCTTGCCGCCTTTTGGCCACCTGGTGATCGCCGCCAACGAAGAGGGCTGCATGGCCCTTGAGATCCAGGAACACTTTGCCAAGGAGCTGCTATGA
- the pth gene encoding aminoacyl-tRNA hydrolase, which produces MSDIQLLVGLGNPGPEYAQTRHNAGAWYIEELARLHRQSLSLESKFSALTARVSIKGKEVRLLIPTTYMNLSGKAVGALANFYRIPVESILVAHDELDLPPGVARFKQGGGHGGHNGLKDIMAKMGNNPNFHRLRIGIGHPGDRNKVTGFVLGKAPANEQDQINAAIDEAIRATDILFESGITAAQNRLHAFKA; this is translated from the coding sequence GTGAGCGATATTCAACTGCTGGTGGGCCTGGGTAATCCAGGCCCCGAATACGCCCAAACCCGTCATAATGCTGGCGCCTGGTATATCGAGGAGCTGGCCCGCCTTCACCGGCAATCTCTGTCTCTGGAAAGCAAATTCTCCGCCCTTACCGCCCGCGTTTCTATCAAGGGCAAAGAGGTGCGTCTGCTTATTCCCACCACCTACATGAACCTCTCAGGCAAAGCCGTCGGCGCTTTGGCCAACTTTTACCGTATTCCGGTAGAGAGCATTCTGGTGGCCCACGACGAGTTGGACTTGCCCCCCGGTGTAGCCCGCTTCAAGCAGGGCGGCGGCCATGGCGGCCATAATGGTCTCAAAGACATCATGGCCAAGATGGGTAACAATCCGAATTTCCATCGGTTGCGCATTGGTATCGGCCACCCGGGCGACCGCAACAAGGTTACCGGTTTCGTGCTGGGCAAAGCCCCGGCCAACGAGCAAGACCAGATCAACGCAGCCATAGATGAAGCCATCCGGGCCACCGACATTTTGTTCGAAAGCGGTATTACCGCTGCCCAAAACCGGCTTCACGCCTTTAAGGCATAA
- a CDS encoding PHA/PHB synthase family protein — protein sequence MDASRNFFDDLDRSYQANLARFTLGLSPAGLTEAYASWLAHLAMSPGRLSELALFPLSQWPDCWQSQSQEQPKASQDARFASERWQQWPWRFYAEGFRQSEQFWQKATTGINGLSDEYQRILSFSARQLLDALSPSNFIATNPDLIHTTLTHLGTNLAAGAANALEDWRRDQTGEAPVGVEAFEVGRNIACTPGKVVLKNQLIELIHYQPRCDKVKKEPVLFMPAWIMKYYILDLSPRNSLVRWLLEQGHDVYMISWKNPGGEDRELGMEDYVRHGALAAIDAVRSISKDAPIHLAGYCLGGTLALLTAAYLGARQDNPLKSLTLFAAQGDFTEAGELMLFVTPSEVAFLKNMMWAQGVLDTTQMAGAFQILRSNDLIWSRLVHEYLQGQRPGMNDLMAWNSDATRMPFKMHSEYLEKLFLKNQFAEGHYSLFGEPLAPGDIQLPIFAVGTEKDHVAPWVSVHKVHLIGGNDVTFVLASGGHNSGIVSEPGHPHRSYRQLFKGAKDPYLSPEHWLEKAEPHSGSWWPAWQAWLAEHSSAEVAAPKNLGSRQYPAKGDAPGSFVLMK from the coding sequence ATGGATGCTTCCCGCAATTTTTTTGACGATCTCGACCGCAGTTATCAGGCCAATCTGGCCCGTTTTACCCTGGGGCTGAGCCCGGCAGGCCTTACCGAAGCCTATGCCTCCTGGCTGGCGCATCTGGCCATGAGCCCAGGCAGGCTTAGCGAGCTGGCCCTCTTTCCTCTCAGCCAATGGCCCGATTGCTGGCAAAGCCAGAGCCAGGAGCAGCCAAAGGCCAGCCAAGACGCGCGCTTTGCCAGCGAGCGCTGGCAGCAGTGGCCCTGGCGCTTTTATGCCGAGGGCTTTCGCCAAAGCGAGCAGTTCTGGCAAAAGGCCACCACCGGCATCAACGGCTTATCGGATGAGTACCAGCGCATTCTCTCGTTCTCGGCCCGCCAGTTATTAGACGCCCTCTCCCCCAGCAACTTTATCGCCACCAACCCAGACCTCATCCACACCACTTTGACTCACCTGGGTACCAACCTGGCGGCCGGGGCCGCCAACGCCCTGGAAGACTGGCGCCGCGACCAGACCGGCGAGGCGCCGGTGGGGGTGGAGGCCTTTGAGGTGGGCCGAAATATTGCCTGCACCCCCGGCAAGGTGGTGCTGAAAAATCAGCTGATTGAGCTCATTCATTACCAGCCCCGGTGCGACAAGGTGAAAAAGGAGCCGGTGCTGTTTATGCCAGCCTGGATCATGAAGTACTACATCCTCGACCTCTCGCCCCGCAATTCCCTGGTGCGCTGGCTGCTGGAGCAAGGCCACGACGTATACATGATCTCCTGGAAAAACCCCGGCGGCGAAGACCGCGAACTGGGCATGGAAGATTACGTGCGCCACGGCGCCTTGGCGGCTATCGATGCGGTTCGCAGCATCAGTAAAGACGCGCCCATTCACCTGGCCGGCTACTGCCTGGGGGGCACTTTGGCGCTGCTCACCGCCGCCTACCTGGGCGCCCGCCAAGACAATCCCTTAAAAAGCCTGACCCTCTTTGCCGCCCAAGGCGATTTTACCGAGGCTGGCGAGCTGATGCTGTTTGTCACCCCAAGCGAAGTGGCCTTCCTTAAGAACATGATGTGGGCCCAGGGGGTGTTGGATACCACACAGATGGCGGGCGCCTTTCAAATACTGCGCTCCAACGACCTTATCTGGTCGCGGCTGGTGCACGAGTACCTGCAAGGACAAAGACCGGGCATGAACGATTTGATGGCCTGGAACAGCGACGCCACCCGCATGCCCTTTAAGATGCACAGTGAATACTTAGAAAAGCTGTTTTTGAAAAACCAGTTTGCCGAGGGCCATTACAGCCTCTTTGGTGAGCCGCTGGCGCCGGGGGATATTCAGTTGCCCATCTTTGCGGTGGGCACCGAAAAGGACCATGTGGCGCCCTGGGTATCGGTACACAAGGTGCACCTTATCGGCGGCAACGACGTGACCTTCGTGCTGGCAAGCGGCGGCCATAATAGCGGCATTGTCTCCGAGCCCGGCCACCCGCACCGCAGCTACCGCCAGCTTTTTAAAGGCGCCAAAGACCCTTATCTCTCCCCAGAGCATTGGCTTGAAAAGGCCGAGCCGCACTCAGGCTCCTGGTGGCCAGCCTGGCAGGCTTGGCTGGCCGAGCACAGCAGCGCCGAGGTGGCCGCCCCCAAAAACCTTGGCAGCCGCCAGTACCCGGCAAAGGGCGATGCCCCCGGCAGCTTTGTATTGATGAAGTAG
- a CDS encoding rhamnogalacturonan acetylesterase, translated as MKNVLLLISALWLFGCASTTLRPQHLYLAGDSTMAEKLPEKRPETGWGEELQHAFKPQMQVVNLAKNGRSTRTFISEGRWQSLMAALQSGDWVFIQFGHNDESKEKVDRYTAPDAFRQNLERFVAEVRAKGANPVLLTPVMRRRFDDNGQFYDVHGVYPDITRGVAMDKKVPLLDMHRRSEAVLVKLGAEPSRALFLQLKPGQNPNYPKGVEDNTHFNPKGAEAMNALAVAAIREQLPALAAYLK; from the coding sequence ATGAAAAACGTCCTTCTCCTTATCAGCGCGCTTTGGCTCTTTGGCTGCGCCAGCACCACCTTGCGCCCACAACACCTTTATTTGGCCGGCGACTCCACCATGGCCGAAAAACTCCCCGAAAAACGCCCGGAAACCGGCTGGGGAGAAGAGCTGCAACACGCCTTCAAGCCGCAGATGCAAGTGGTGAATCTCGCTAAAAACGGACGCTCCACCCGCACTTTTATCAGCGAGGGGCGCTGGCAATCATTGATGGCGGCCTTGCAGAGCGGCGATTGGGTCTTTATCCAGTTCGGCCATAATGACGAGTCCAAGGAAAAGGTGGACCGCTACACGGCGCCGGACGCTTTTCGGCAAAACCTGGAGCGCTTCGTGGCCGAAGTGCGGGCCAAGGGCGCCAACCCGGTACTGCTGACGCCGGTAATGCGCCGCCGCTTTGACGATAACGGCCAGTTTTATGATGTGCACGGGGTCTACCCCGACATCACCCGTGGCGTGGCCATGGATAAAAAGGTACCGCTTTTGGACATGCACCGGCGCAGCGAAGCGGTGCTGGTGAAATTAGGCGCCGAGCCGTCACGAGCCCTGTTCTTGCAGCTAAAGCCGGGGCAAAACCCCAACTACCCCAAGGGCGTGGAAGACAACACCCACTTTAATCCCAAGGGCGCCGAGGCCATGAACGCGTTGGCGGTAGCGGCCATTCGCGAGCAATTGCCGGCCCTAGCTGCGTATTTAAAATAA
- a CDS encoding PHB depolymerase family esterase, producing MITKKHILLALALWLGLGLGAVAYAGSWSKNQSLGGFNKVHIYTPDSQSNIGDGRGLLLVLHGCTQAIDAYLSANLEDAAEEFGLVIAVPDAMNKAGFSCWSYWSGSKSRSSGDYKNLINLAQALVADTSRHIDANQVYIAGLSSGASFANTTACLAPDVFAGMGISAGPSIGTSSSGALGPCESADVASRCSQYAGSYQSSLGSQIASIAQGDSDSTVNLCYNSQNAEGMAALYGVSPLPGSTLISEGSGHSAEQSLWQDGRVSMLWFNNVDHAWSGGEGASGSYINGASINYARYLGRYFLENNKRVSRNLGPVLGNVALAVNGDRILVTGKAVDAEGSVAAVSARFVASNGSEQSASATAAADGSFSLQSPALANDLYQVAVVATDDAGMDGNLYQGSARVGPAPPASAPVLSNLNVAVSGQCALVTGTVVDVNEDLSAVTLAFAGATQNADISASQFSGQRCNLPGGSNSVTVTATDAGGLSTSQVLDFEIDAGQSATLDGHISAGRLDYTNYANCYLEYGTASFTLREVTSGEQCRWQDDDASCLGPVQACSGSSATPPDEGGGDCQTFTTNNYSQKVAGRAYSTGNPLAPDYFATGSDQPMAGSTWGINTLHSDDGQSWYLGSCEQ from the coding sequence ATGATAACGAAGAAACATATCCTGCTGGCTCTGGCCTTGTGGCTGGGGCTAGGGCTGGGCGCCGTGGCCTATGCCGGCAGCTGGAGCAAGAACCAAAGCCTGGGGGGCTTTAACAAGGTCCATATCTACACCCCGGACAGCCAATCGAACATCGGCGACGGCCGTGGCCTGCTGCTGGTATTGCACGGCTGCACCCAGGCCATCGACGCCTACCTGAGTGCCAACCTTGAAGACGCCGCCGAAGAGTTTGGCTTGGTGATCGCCGTGCCGGACGCCATGAACAAGGCCGGCTTTAGCTGCTGGTCTTACTGGAGCGGCAGCAAGTCCCGCAGCAGTGGCGACTATAAAAACCTGATTAACCTGGCCCAGGCCCTGGTGGCGGATACCAGCCGCCATATCGATGCCAACCAGGTTTATATCGCCGGGCTCTCTTCCGGGGCCAGCTTTGCCAACACCACCGCCTGCCTGGCGCCAGACGTTTTTGCGGGCATGGGCATCAGTGCCGGGCCCAGCATCGGCACCAGCTCCAGCGGCGCCCTTGGTCCCTGTGAAAGCGCTGATGTGGCCAGCCGCTGTAGCCAATACGCCGGCAGCTACCAAAGCTCTCTTGGCAGCCAAATCGCCTCCATCGCCCAAGGGGACAGCGATAGCACCGTCAACCTCTGTTACAACAGCCAAAACGCCGAGGGCATGGCGGCCCTTTATGGGGTCAGCCCCTTGCCGGGCAGCACCCTTATCAGCGAAGGCAGTGGCCACAGCGCTGAACAAAGCCTCTGGCAAGACGGGCGGGTGTCGATGCTGTGGTTCAACAATGTCGACCACGCCTGGTCTGGCGGCGAGGGTGCCAGCGGCAGTTACATCAACGGCGCCAGCATCAACTATGCCCGTTATCTTGGCCGCTACTTTTTGGAGAACAACAAAAGGGTCAGCCGCAACCTGGGGCCGGTGCTGGGTAACGTGGCGCTGGCGGTCAATGGTGATCGCATCCTGGTCACCGGCAAGGCGGTGGATGCTGAGGGTAGCGTCGCCGCCGTCAGCGCCCGCTTTGTGGCCAGTAATGGCAGCGAGCAATCCGCTAGCGCCACGGCTGCGGCCGATGGCAGCTTTAGCCTGCAAAGCCCGGCCCTTGCCAATGACCTTTACCAGGTAGCGGTGGTGGCCACCGATGATGCGGGCATGGACGGCAACCTCTACCAAGGCAGCGCCAGGGTAGGGCCGGCGCCACCGGCCAGCGCCCCGGTGCTGTCCAACCTCAATGTGGCGGTGAGCGGCCAGTGTGCCCTGGTGACCGGCACCGTGGTGGATGTGAATGAGGATTTGAGCGCCGTTACCCTGGCCTTTGCCGGCGCCACCCAAAATGCCGACATCAGCGCCAGCCAATTTAGCGGCCAGCGCTGCAACCTGCCGGGGGGCAGCAACAGCGTTACCGTCACCGCCACCGACGCCGGTGGCTTGAGTACCAGCCAGGTACTGGATTTTGAAATCGACGCCGGCCAAAGCGCAACCCTTGACGGCCACATCAGCGCCGGGCGCCTCGACTACACCAATTACGCCAATTGCTACCTCGAGTACGGCACGGCGAGCTTTACCCTGCGTGAGGTAACCAGCGGCGAGCAGTGCCGCTGGCAGGATGACGACGCCAGTTGCCTGGGGCCGGTGCAGGCCTGCTCTGGCAGCAGCGCGACGCCCCCAGACGAAGGGGGCGGCGATTGCCAAACCTTTACCACCAACAACTACAGCCAGAAGGTGGCGGGGCGCGCCTACAGCACCGGCAACCCCCTGGCGCCGGACTACTTTGCCACCGGCAGCGACCAGCCCATGGCCGGTTCCACCTGGGGCATCAACACCCTGCATTCAGACGACGGCCAGAGCTGGTATCTGGGCAGTTGCGAGCAGTAA
- the ychF gene encoding redox-regulated ATPase YchF yields the protein MGFKCGIVGLPNVGKSTLFNALTKAGIEAANFPFCTIEPNTGVVPVPDIRLNKLAEIVNPQRVLPTTMEFVDIAGLVEGASKGEGLGNKFLANIRETDAIAHVVRCFENDNIIHVAGKVDPAEDIDVINTELVLADMEAVDRALTRVQKKAKGGDKDAKAEQEVLLKIQPHLEAGKMLRSAGLSSDEKAAIGYQNYLTGKPTMYIANVNEDGFENNPYLDKVRAIAADEDAIVVPVCAAVESDIAELDDEDRQAFMEELGLDEPGLNRVIRAGYELLNLHTYFTAGVKEVRAWTIKVNSTAPQAAGKIHTDFEKGFIRAEVVGYEDFVANNGEQGAKEAGKWRLEGKEYIVKDGDVIHFRFNV from the coding sequence ATGGGATTCAAATGTGGCATTGTGGGCCTGCCTAACGTCGGCAAATCCACCCTGTTCAATGCGCTGACCAAGGCCGGCATCGAAGCCGCCAACTTCCCCTTTTGCACCATTGAACCCAACACCGGTGTTGTACCGGTACCGGATATCCGCCTGAACAAGCTGGCCGAGATTGTTAATCCCCAGCGGGTACTGCCCACCACCATGGAGTTTGTGGACATCGCAGGCCTGGTAGAAGGTGCCTCCAAAGGTGAAGGCCTGGGTAACAAGTTCCTGGCCAATATCCGCGAAACCGACGCTATTGCCCACGTGGTGCGTTGCTTCGAGAACGACAACATCATCCACGTTGCCGGCAAAGTCGACCCAGCCGAAGACATCGATGTCATCAACACCGAACTGGTGCTGGCCGACATGGAAGCGGTAGACCGCGCCCTGACCCGGGTGCAGAAAAAAGCCAAAGGCGGCGACAAAGACGCCAAAGCCGAGCAAGAGGTGCTGCTGAAAATTCAGCCCCATCTGGAAGCCGGTAAAATGCTGCGCTCCGCTGGCCTGTCTAGCGACGAAAAAGCCGCCATCGGCTACCAGAACTACCTGACCGGCAAGCCCACCATGTACATTGCCAACGTCAACGAAGACGGCTTTGAGAACAACCCGTATCTGGATAAAGTACGGGCCATTGCCGCCGACGAAGACGCCATTGTGGTACCGGTGTGCGCCGCCGTTGAGTCTGACATCGCCGAGTTGGACGACGAAGACCGCCAAGCCTTTATGGAAGAGCTGGGCCTCGACGAGCCGGGCCTAAACCGGGTTATTCGCGCCGGTTACGAGCTTCTGAACCTGCACACCTACTTCACCGCCGGTGTCAAAGAAGTGCGCGCCTGGACCATCAAGGTCAACTCCACCGCCCCGCAAGCGGCCGGTAAAATTCACACCGATTTTGAAAAAGGCTTTATCCGCGCCGAAGTGGTGGGCTATGAGGACTTTGTGGCCAACAACGGCGAACAAGGGGCCAAAGAAGCCGGTAAATGGCGCCTGGAAGGCAAGGAATACATCGTCAAAGACGGCGACGTGATCCATTTTCGCTTTAACGTCTAA